From one Magnolia sinica isolate HGM2019 chromosome 18, MsV1, whole genome shotgun sequence genomic stretch:
- the LOC131232669 gene encoding uncharacterized protein LOC131232669, whose amino-acid sequence MPFPMKIQPIDPSSALKGSIRTDPAAKPVVKSRLKRLFERQFPSVLRISSTDKLGGGEQQHCSKESSSGVGGGSDFEPSSVCLDKMVQNFIEESNDKQTAAKCGRNRCNCFNGNCNDSSDDEFDFSGGSGDGQIAPAAGEACEILKSLVPCATVSERNLLADTAKIVEKNKICKRKDDCRKIVTDGLESLGYNASICKSRWEKSPSFPAGEYEYIDVIVEGERLLVDIDFRSEFEIARSTKNYRAILQSLPSIFIGKPDRLNQIVAVVSEAAKQSLKKKGLHFPPWRKPEYMRAKWLAPYQRMKPMEVSDNESENSPCLIKTRNFSGEFELIVGEKNSGSPGNKDPIVCGSDTEGDSGVGEEKITVVVSPWQPPAIKPRVSGAKIVTGLASVLREKP is encoded by the exons ATGCCTTTTCCGATGAAGATCCAGCCGATCGATCCTTCCTCTGCTTTGAAGGGATCGATCAGGACCGATCCAGCTGCGAAACCTGTTGTGAAATCGCGACTCAAGCGGCTCTTTGAGAGGCAATTCCCGAGTGTTTTGAGGATTTCATCTACCGATAAGCTTGGCGGCGGCGAGCAGCAGCATTGCAGCAAAGAGAGTAGCAGTGGCGTTGGTGGCGGCAGCGATTTCGAGCCGAGCTCTGTTTGCTTGGACAAGATGGTGCAGAATTTCATAGAAGAAAGCAACGACAAGCAGACGGCAGCGAAATGCGGCCGGAATCGATGTAATTGCTTCAATGGGAACTGCAATGACAGCTCCGATGACGAATTTGACTTCTCCGGCGGCAGTGGCGATGGTCAGATTGCTCCGGCAGCTGGCGAGGCCTGCGAAATCCTCAAG AGCCTGGTGCCTTGTGCAACCGTATCGGAGCGAAATCTCCTAGCTGATACAGCAAAAATCGTTGAGAAGAACAAAATCTGCAAGCGCAAAGACGATTGCAGAAAGATCGTTACGGACGGCCTCGAATCTCTTGGATACAACGCTTCTATTTGCAAATCCCGCTGGGAGAAATCCCCATCTTTTCCTGCTG GAGAATACGAATACATAGACGTGATCGTAGAAGGAGAGCGCCTTCTAGTCGACATCGACTTCAGATCGGAATTTGAGATCGCTAGGTCAACAAAGAACTACAGGGCAATCCTCCAATCTCTACCGTCGATCTTCATCGGAAAGCCCGATCGCCTTAACCAAATCGTAGCCGTCGTTTCCGAagctgcgaaacagagcctgaaAAAGAAGGGCCTGCATTTCCCCCCGTGGAGGAAACCCGAGTACATGAGAGCAAAATGGCTCGCTCCGTACCAGCGCATGAAACCGATGGAAGTCAGCGATAACGAGAGCGAGAACTCACCGTGTCTGATCAAAACCCGCAATTTCTCAGGCGAGTTCGAGCTGATCGTCGGCGAGAAGAACTCGGGCTCGCCCGGGAATAAAGATCCCATCGTCTGTGGGTCAGATACCGAGGGGGATTCCGGCGTTGGGGAGGAGAAGATAACGGTCGTGGTGTCCCCGTGGCAGCCCCCGGCAATCAAGCCGCGAGTCTCTGGAGCTAAGATCGTTACTGGTTTAGCTTCTGTTCTGAGAGAGAAACCCTAA